A stretch of the Streptosporangium sp. NBC_01755 genome encodes the following:
- a CDS encoding ferredoxin encodes MRVVVDLARCQGYAQCAFLAPDTFRMQGEEALAFHSSPDDAQRDQVLRAAAACPVQAILVETPEPS; translated from the coding sequence ATGAGGGTTGTCGTCGACCTGGCACGCTGCCAGGGGTATGCGCAGTGCGCCTTCCTGGCCCCGGACACGTTCCGGATGCAGGGCGAGGAAGCACTCGCGTTCCACTCCAGCCCCGATGACGCGCAGCGGGATCAGGTCCTGCGTGCGGCTGCCGCCTGCCCGGTCCAGGCGATCCTCGTCGAGACACCGGAACCGTCATGA
- a CDS encoding ATP-binding protein encodes MIGDHGRHWPIDEDLSALRERLHQYIDQAGIRGDRLNDLLLATNEAVINVLEHGGGKGTLDIWQDETHLTIDVTDALGLLAAEHIPAKRPTGTVRGFGLWLMTQLCDEFTIEQLAGGSRVRLRMDLRSPSTRTGSLASAGPRQDDPGQEEVQASR; translated from the coding sequence GTGATCGGCGACCACGGCCGGCACTGGCCGATCGACGAGGATCTCAGTGCGTTGCGAGAACGTCTCCACCAGTACATCGATCAGGCCGGTATCCGGGGCGACCGCCTGAACGACCTCCTCCTCGCCACCAACGAGGCGGTCATCAACGTCCTGGAGCACGGCGGTGGCAAGGGCACGCTGGACATCTGGCAGGACGAGACCCACCTGACCATTGACGTCACCGACGCCTTGGGCCTCCTGGCCGCCGAGCACATCCCGGCGAAACGCCCCACGGGCACCGTGCGAGGTTTCGGCCTGTGGCTGATGACCCAGTTGTGCGACGAGTTCACCATCGAGCAGCTCGCCGGAGGCTCCCGGGTCCGACTGCGGATGGACCTGCGCTCTCCATCGACACGGACCGGGTCACTCGCCTCGGCAGGACCTCGGCAGGACGACCCCGGCCAGGAAGAGGTCCAGGCCTCGCGCTGA
- a CDS encoding STAS domain-containing protein → MSTAVRVTYVSDPSAKEMVLLSLAGELDYANAERFYHDLHQAIGQDRVDLVVDLTDLTFCDSIGIQQFLNTRKTVLSRGGSIVLVNPYPRLERILHLTGLTHAFGIQPTVADAVKVLRPRQSS, encoded by the coding sequence GTGAGCACTGCCGTCCGCGTGACCTACGTGTCCGACCCCTCGGCGAAGGAGATGGTCCTGCTCAGCCTGGCCGGCGAGCTCGACTACGCCAATGCCGAGCGGTTCTATCACGACCTTCACCAGGCCATCGGCCAGGACAGGGTCGACCTTGTCGTAGACCTGACCGACCTGACCTTCTGCGACTCCATCGGAATCCAGCAATTCCTGAACACCCGCAAGACCGTCCTGAGCCGCGGAGGCAGCATCGTCCTGGTCAACCCGTACCCCCGCCTGGAACGAATCCTCCATCTGACCGGGCTCACCCATGCCTTCGGCATCCAGCCCACCGTCGCCGACGCCGTCAAGGTGCTGCGACCACGCCAGTCCTCCTAG
- a CDS encoding STAS domain-containing protein, with amino-acid sequence MVGEVNHGSLRILFTDLPTGVRCEGDVDLCTRHVLVQALAMAAERTGDDLHADLHGVDFVDVGGLRVLAEAAFGMASDRRLVVGGLRPHAWRIAELCGWAEVLATDPENVSRSTHSRSGERIH; translated from the coding sequence ATGGTAGGTGAGGTCAACCACGGCTCACTGCGCATCCTCTTCACCGACCTGCCGACCGGCGTGCGCTGCGAGGGAGACGTCGACCTCTGTACGCGGCACGTCCTGGTACAGGCCCTTGCCATGGCGGCGGAGCGTACCGGCGACGATCTGCACGCCGATCTCCACGGTGTCGACTTCGTCGACGTGGGCGGCCTGAGAGTGCTGGCGGAGGCCGCGTTCGGGATGGCGAGCGACCGCAGGCTGGTCGTCGGAGGTCTCCGGCCGCACGCGTGGCGGATCGCCGAGCTGTGTGGCTGGGCGGAGGTGCTCGCAACAGATCCGGAGAACGTGTCCAGAAGTACTCACAGCAGGTCCGGAGAACGTATCCATTAG
- a CDS encoding GNAT family N-acetyltransferase, with the protein MQVDVKLSPGGDFFVAEVDGRRAGRLELVRRDGAIVYPHTTVEPEYEGNGVGSALVRTALDAARAEKAKVVPLCWFVKEWMDRHPDYADLVQGA; encoded by the coding sequence ATGCAGGTGGACGTCAAGCTCTCCCCAGGTGGCGATTTCTTCGTGGCGGAGGTGGACGGAAGGCGCGCGGGGCGGCTGGAACTCGTCCGGCGTGACGGGGCCATCGTCTATCCCCACACCACGGTCGAGCCGGAGTACGAGGGCAACGGGGTGGGATCCGCGCTCGTCCGCACCGCACTGGACGCGGCCCGCGCCGAGAAGGCCAAGGTCGTGCCTCTCTGCTGGTTCGTCAAGGAATGGATGGACCGTCACCCCGACTATGCCGATCTTGTCCAGGGTGCCTGA
- a CDS encoding DLW-39 family protein, giving the protein MKKLLVLALVALGGLLVWRKVQADRAELDLWTEATGSEN; this is encoded by the coding sequence GTGAAGAAGTTGCTCGTTCTGGCGCTCGTCGCCCTCGGGGGGCTGCTGGTCTGGCGCAAGGTGCAGGCCGACCGCGCCGAGCTCGACCTGTGGACCGAAGCCACCGGCAGCGAGAACTGA
- a CDS encoding HAD family hydrolase, with protein MVLVQDGVKPIRLVCLDLAGTTIGDVAMVERAFAEAIATQGIVPGTGAYARAMVHVHRSRGCSKIDVFRGIFPDNEAQAQAANLTFERSYEGAIGRAGLVPLPGIVEALDKLRGADVRICLTTGFSRVTLGRVLAALSWSDRLDLALCPEDTGRGRPMPDLVLAAVMRLGIEDVRQVAVVGDSESEMLCGRRAGAAVIAGVLTGVHSRERLLNGGATHILDSIVDLPALLFDGAPVESPLAATAH; from the coding sequence ATGGTCCTTGTCCAAGATGGAGTAAAGCCCATCAGGCTTGTCTGCCTGGATCTGGCAGGCACCACGATCGGTGATGTCGCCATGGTCGAGCGAGCGTTCGCCGAGGCGATCGCCACGCAGGGCATCGTGCCCGGGACCGGTGCGTACGCTCGTGCCATGGTGCACGTGCACCGGTCCCGGGGATGCTCCAAGATCGATGTCTTCAGGGGTATCTTCCCGGACAACGAGGCCCAGGCCCAGGCGGCCAACCTGACCTTCGAACGCTCCTACGAGGGCGCCATCGGACGCGCCGGCCTGGTTCCACTGCCCGGAATCGTCGAGGCACTCGACAAGCTCCGTGGTGCCGACGTCAGGATCTGCCTCACCACCGGCTTCAGCCGTGTCACGCTCGGCCGCGTGCTGGCTGCCCTGAGCTGGTCCGACAGGCTTGATCTGGCCCTGTGCCCCGAGGACACCGGCCGTGGCCGTCCGATGCCCGACCTGGTGCTCGCCGCGGTCATGCGACTAGGTATCGAGGACGTACGCCAGGTCGCCGTCGTCGGGGACTCCGAGAGCGAAATGCTCTGCGGTCGCCGCGCCGGCGCGGCGGTGATCGCCGGCGTCCTGACCGGCGTCCACAGCAGGGAACGTCTCCTCAACGGCGGAGCCACCCACATCCTCGACTCCATCGTGGACCTTCCCGCCCTCCTCTTCGACGGCGCGCCCGTCGAATCCCCCCTGGCAGCCACCGCCCACTGA
- a CDS encoding helix-turn-helix transcriptional regulator, producing MADSPVDRSKTVGDAAGNVGLFGRDGDLRVLRSLVERARHDGGALLLFGEPGVGKTVLLDAASAYAEAAGTHVLRASGTQFEAAHSFSTLHQALYPLVGDLDALNPVHRRALGVALGLRDGSPPGLLVIANAALALLSHAAVTRPILVVVDDLPWLDRASAMVLAIVARRVAGRRVGFLAAYRSGDESFFDRAGLPDHEVRSLADEAADALAAHWLPALVPAVRRRLLAEAQGNPLALLELPLTLSGRQRSGVARLPEVLPLSGRLQAAFESRISGLPLSARQVLLLLVLDGTGSLRALAALGADATALAPAERAGLVSVEEGAGRVRFRHPLTRSAVVNLSTAEERLRAHAMLAERQSDSPERRAWHLAHATVGTDERVAQLLEKAAHTVRARGDAAGSVTALLRAADLSPVGTDRSRRLAQAAYFGAVMTGDLREVPRLLADALQGESGSARSLASAVAAAHHLLLSGEGDVDTAHRLLVGAIEMQPTPYDSGDDTLVEAFYTLGWVCYFGGRAELWAPFHAAFAQLAAPVPELLTLLVGTFADPARTASALLARIEAAIADLDGHGDPVWSVRVGLAAMFVDRLTSCRAALWRILRDHRDGTAVTLTLHARSLLGLDQLITGEWDELRALAEEHVELCRLHNYRLLECLGLCLLAMLTAARGDHEATKALTDRMMVWATPRRAGMVRRIAAQALILDALGRGDFEEAYRHTMTITAAGELAGHVPHALWVIMDVVEAAVRTGRTAEAVAHVEAVRACEVAALSPRLAMTVDAAAALVAGDEDAVILFERALSMADGEHWPFDRARIALAYGERLRRNKAAIEARRHLTDALYAFQRLEARPWAQRAASELRATGQSIGHLAPAGPGSLTPQQREIAELAAAGLTNKQIGERLFLSPRTVGTHLYQLFPKLGITSRAALRDALAGLDDEAPPPAIP from the coding sequence GTGGCCGATTCGCCAGTCGACCGATCCAAGACGGTCGGCGACGCCGCTGGCAATGTTGGTCTATTCGGGCGCGACGGCGATCTCCGCGTACTCCGCTCCTTGGTGGAGCGCGCCCGGCATGATGGCGGAGCGCTGCTGTTGTTCGGCGAGCCCGGTGTCGGAAAGACGGTGCTGCTGGACGCGGCGAGCGCGTACGCCGAGGCAGCCGGTACGCACGTCTTGCGGGCATCAGGCACGCAGTTCGAGGCGGCTCACAGCTTCTCCACGCTCCATCAGGCCTTGTATCCACTGGTGGGCGATCTCGACGCGTTGAACCCGGTACACCGCAGGGCGCTCGGCGTCGCGCTGGGTCTTCGAGACGGTTCCCCGCCGGGCCTGCTGGTGATCGCGAACGCGGCCTTGGCGCTGTTGTCCCACGCGGCGGTGACCCGGCCCATACTGGTGGTCGTCGACGACCTGCCGTGGCTCGATCGGGCCAGCGCCATGGTCCTGGCGATCGTCGCCCGCCGGGTGGCGGGCAGGCGGGTCGGTTTCCTGGCCGCCTACCGGTCCGGCGACGAAAGCTTCTTCGACCGTGCCGGCCTGCCCGATCACGAGGTGCGGTCGCTTGCGGACGAGGCCGCGGACGCGCTGGCGGCGCACTGGTTGCCCGCGCTCGTGCCCGCGGTGCGGCGACGTCTCCTGGCGGAGGCGCAGGGGAACCCGCTGGCCTTGCTTGAGCTTCCCCTCACGCTGTCGGGCCGGCAGCGATCCGGTGTCGCGCGTCTGCCGGAGGTGCTGCCGTTGAGCGGTCGTCTCCAAGCGGCGTTCGAGTCGCGGATCAGCGGGCTGCCGTTGTCGGCACGGCAGGTGCTGCTGCTGCTGGTGTTGGACGGCACGGGCAGCCTGCGCGCGCTGGCGGCGCTCGGCGCCGATGCGACGGCGCTGGCCCCGGCCGAGCGGGCGGGGCTGGTCTCCGTTGAAGAGGGGGCCGGCCGGGTGAGGTTCCGGCATCCGTTGACGCGTTCGGCGGTCGTCAACCTGTCCACAGCGGAGGAACGGCTGCGGGCGCACGCGATGCTCGCCGAGCGGCAGTCGGACAGTCCGGAGCGCAGAGCCTGGCATCTGGCCCACGCCACGGTCGGTACGGACGAGCGGGTGGCGCAGCTGCTGGAGAAGGCGGCTCACACGGTCCGCGCACGCGGCGACGCGGCTGGTTCGGTCACCGCTCTGCTGCGGGCTGCCGATCTCAGCCCGGTCGGCACCGACCGGAGTCGTCGGCTCGCCCAGGCGGCGTACTTCGGGGCGGTGATGACCGGCGACCTGCGGGAGGTGCCGCGCCTGCTTGCCGACGCCCTGCAGGGCGAGAGCGGGAGCGCCCGATCGCTGGCCTCAGCCGTCGCGGCCGCCCATCACCTGCTGCTCAGCGGCGAGGGAGACGTCGACACCGCGCACCGGCTGCTGGTCGGCGCTATTGAGATGCAGCCCACGCCCTACGACAGCGGGGACGACACGCTCGTCGAAGCGTTCTACACCCTGGGCTGGGTCTGCTACTTCGGCGGGCGGGCTGAGCTGTGGGCGCCGTTCCACGCGGCGTTCGCTCAGCTGGCCGCGCCGGTTCCGGAGCTGCTCACCCTATTGGTGGGTACCTTCGCCGATCCGGCCCGTACGGCGTCCGCGCTGCTCGCCCGGATCGAGGCGGCGATCGCCGATCTGGACGGGCACGGTGACCCGGTCTGGAGCGTCCGTGTGGGGCTGGCCGCGATGTTCGTGGATCGGCTGACCTCGTGCCGGGCCGCCCTGTGGCGCATCCTGCGCGACCATCGTGATGGCACCGCGGTGACGCTGACCCTGCACGCCCGGTCGTTGCTCGGGCTGGATCAACTCATCACCGGTGAGTGGGATGAGCTGCGGGCTCTGGCCGAGGAGCACGTCGAGCTGTGCCGGCTGCACAACTATCGGTTGCTGGAATGCCTGGGGCTGTGCCTGTTGGCGATGCTGACCGCTGCCCGTGGCGACCATGAGGCCACCAAGGCGCTGACCGATCGGATGATGGTGTGGGCGACGCCGCGGCGGGCCGGGATGGTGCGGCGTATCGCGGCCCAGGCCCTGATACTCGACGCGCTGGGCCGCGGGGACTTCGAGGAGGCATACCGGCACACGATGACGATCACGGCCGCCGGCGAGCTGGCCGGCCATGTGCCGCACGCGTTGTGGGTGATCATGGATGTCGTCGAGGCGGCGGTGCGCACCGGGCGAACGGCGGAAGCGGTCGCGCACGTCGAGGCGGTACGGGCCTGCGAGGTTGCCGCGCTGTCGCCGCGGCTGGCCATGACCGTGGACGCCGCGGCTGCCTTGGTGGCGGGCGACGAGGACGCGGTCATCCTGTTCGAGCGGGCGCTTTCCATGGCCGACGGCGAGCACTGGCCGTTCGATCGCGCACGTATCGCCCTCGCCTACGGAGAGAGGCTACGGCGTAACAAAGCAGCTATCGAGGCCCGTCGGCACCTCACCGATGCCCTGTACGCATTCCAGCGGCTGGAGGCCCGGCCATGGGCCCAACGGGCCGCGAGTGAGCTGCGCGCGACCGGGCAAAGCATCGGCCACCTCGCCCCCGCTGGTCCGGGATCCCTTACCCCGCAGCAGCGTGAGATCGCCGAACTCGCAGCCGCCGGGTTGACCAACAAGCAGATCGGCGAACGGCTCTTCCTGTCGCCCCGGACCGTTGGGACCCACCTCTACCAGCTCTTCCCGAAGCTCGGCATCACCTCACGCGCCGCCCTGCGCGACGCGCTGGCCGGCCTCGACGACGAGGCGCCGCCGCCCGCGATCCCCTGA
- a CDS encoding alpha/beta fold hydrolase, giving the protein MSSTAANVVLVHGGFVDGSGWQPVYDLLKRDGYRVSIVQNPTLTLDGDAEATQLILDRQDGPTVLVGHSYGGAVISEAGNHPRVSALVYIAAFAPDKGESVNTLIADPLPGAPVPPILPPVNGFLFLDRDKFHASFAGDLPASQAEFLADSQVPWGVGALSGTVTEPAWRTKPSWYLVATDDRMIPPPAQRAMSERAGATVVEAVGSHAIYVSQPEAVAELIKKAAAGG; this is encoded by the coding sequence ATGAGTTCCACTGCGGCCAACGTTGTGCTCGTGCACGGTGGTTTCGTCGACGGGTCGGGCTGGCAGCCCGTCTATGACCTGCTCAAGCGGGACGGCTACCGGGTCAGCATCGTCCAGAACCCCACGCTGACGCTGGACGGGGACGCTGAGGCTACCCAGCTGATCCTGGACCGCCAGGACGGTCCCACCGTGCTTGTCGGACACTCCTACGGTGGCGCGGTCATCAGCGAGGCCGGTAACCACCCGCGGGTGTCGGCGCTGGTCTACATCGCCGCGTTCGCGCCCGACAAGGGCGAGTCCGTGAACACGCTCATCGCCGACCCGCTGCCGGGCGCGCCGGTGCCACCGATCCTGCCCCCGGTCAACGGGTTCCTCTTTCTCGACCGGGACAAGTTCCACGCCTCCTTCGCGGGCGACCTGCCGGCCTCGCAGGCTGAGTTCCTCGCCGACTCGCAGGTGCCGTGGGGCGTCGGCGCGCTCAGCGGCACCGTCACCGAACCCGCCTGGCGCACCAAGCCCAGCTGGTACCTGGTCGCCACCGACGACCGGATGATCCCGCCACCGGCTCAGCGGGCTATGTCCGAGCGTGCGGGCGCCACAGTGGTGGAAGCCGTCGGCAGCCATGCCATCTACGTCTCCCAGCCGGAGGCCGTCGCCGAGCTGATCAAGAAGGCGGCTGCCGGCGGCTGA
- a CDS encoding LysR family substrate-binding domain-containing protein: MTDGETGRTFRLAYVPGVTPAKWVNVWTERMPGVPVTLVAVPADEVVGLLRNGGADAGFVRLPVDRDGLSVIPLYLETMVVVVPKDHAMAAADEVAIADLIDDEVFHPLDDTIEWTARPGLPAFTRPATTADAVELVATGTGILLVPMSLARLHHRRDLTYRPVPDAPRSQVALAWPTDATTDLVEDFIGIVRGRTVNSSRGRTPASPVEKPAQRQAQKPAQNGSGRRAVPAGRKKKGYRPR; this comes from the coding sequence GTGACTGATGGAGAGACCGGCAGGACGTTTCGACTGGCGTACGTGCCCGGGGTGACACCTGCGAAATGGGTCAACGTCTGGACCGAGAGAATGCCCGGCGTGCCGGTCACCCTGGTCGCGGTTCCCGCCGACGAGGTGGTGGGACTCCTGCGGAACGGCGGCGCCGACGCCGGATTCGTCAGGCTGCCGGTCGACCGGGACGGACTCAGCGTGATTCCTCTCTACCTGGAGACCATGGTGGTCGTGGTGCCTAAGGACCACGCGATGGCCGCCGCCGACGAGGTGGCCATCGCCGACCTTATCGACGACGAGGTGTTCCATCCTCTGGACGACACCATCGAGTGGACCGCCCGGCCCGGGCTGCCCGCGTTCACCCGCCCGGCCACAACGGCGGACGCGGTCGAGCTCGTAGCGACCGGCACTGGGATTCTCCTGGTTCCGATGTCGCTGGCACGCCTCCACCACCGCAGGGATCTCACTTACCGGCCGGTGCCGGACGCGCCGCGGTCTCAGGTTGCGCTGGCCTGGCCCACGGACGCGACCACTGACCTGGTGGAAGATTTCATCGGCATCGTCCGCGGCCGGACGGTGAACAGCTCGCGGGGCCGTACCCCCGCCTCCCCTGTGGAGAAACCGGCACAGCGGCAGGCACAAAAACCCGCACAGAATGGCTCCGGTCGCCGGGCCGTGCCAGCCGGCCGTAAGAAGAAGGGCTACCGGCCTCGGTGA
- a CDS encoding DUF5997 family protein: protein MTSPKPKTIQTMKPATAAKKLGVPLSATPAEFQASVVSRDELNELQSTPPAWLADLRRNGPHTKQVIAAKLRVSIAGLIRGGITGPLTTAEIDALKAENPAWLEREQSSYAEARKEALRLKQR, encoded by the coding sequence ATGACCTCGCCCAAACCGAAGACCATCCAGACAATGAAGCCCGCGACCGCGGCCAAGAAGCTGGGTGTCCCCCTCTCGGCCACTCCCGCCGAGTTCCAGGCGAGTGTCGTCTCCAGGGACGAGTTGAACGAGTTGCAGTCGACGCCACCTGCCTGGCTCGCTGACCTGCGCCGCAACGGCCCGCACACCAAGCAGGTCATCGCCGCGAAGCTCAGGGTCTCCATTGCCGGCCTGATCAGAGGTGGGATCACCGGACCGCTCACCACCGCTGAGATCGATGCGCTGAAAGCGGAGAACCCGGCGTGGCTGGAGCGCGAGCAGTCCAGCTACGCCGAGGCCCGCAAAGAAGCGCTCCGCCTCAAGCAACGCTAG
- a CDS encoding AIM24 family protein yields MRSALFGNLDSQQVPANFALQNSKMLRVRLPHEVLARQGSMVAFQGQMDFDYEGSGGVGKLFKKMVTGEGAPLMRVRGQGLLFLADNADDIHLFYLENEALTVNGRNLLAFDPQLTWDIQRVQGAGIAAGGLFNMTIKGTGWVAVTAHGTPVLLDTSQIPTFADGQSAVCWSAGLHVGVNRTMKVGALIGRGSGEAMQLAFQGQGFVLVQASEGPPVVQAQ; encoded by the coding sequence ATGCGCAGCGCGCTCTTCGGGAACCTGGACTCCCAGCAGGTTCCCGCCAACTTCGCCCTGCAGAACTCCAAGATGCTTCGCGTCCGGCTACCGCACGAGGTGCTCGCCAGGCAGGGCTCGATGGTCGCCTTCCAGGGCCAGATGGATTTCGACTACGAGGGATCGGGCGGGGTCGGAAAACTGTTCAAGAAGATGGTGACCGGCGAGGGCGCCCCGCTGATGCGCGTCAGAGGGCAGGGCCTGCTGTTCCTGGCCGACAACGCCGACGACATCCACCTGTTCTACCTGGAGAACGAAGCTCTCACCGTCAACGGCCGCAACCTGCTGGCCTTCGATCCCCAGCTCACCTGGGACATCCAGCGCGTGCAGGGCGCGGGTATCGCCGCGGGCGGCCTGTTCAACATGACGATCAAGGGCACCGGCTGGGTCGCGGTCACCGCGCACGGCACGCCGGTGCTCCTCGATACCTCCCAGATACCGACCTTCGCCGACGGCCAGTCCGCGGTCTGCTGGAGCGCCGGCCTGCACGTGGGCGTCAACCGAACGATGAAAGTCGGTGCGCTGATCGGCCGTGGCAGCGGCGAGGCCATGCAGCTCGCCTTCCAGGGCCAGGGGTTCGTCCTCGTCCAGGCGAGCGAGGGCCCACCGGTGGTGCAGGCACAGTAG
- a CDS encoding Fur family transcriptional regulator: MTAPRTPTTAEELRGVGLRVTAARVALLETVRDGDHLDVETIASGVRDRVGHVSLQAVYEALHALTAVGLVRRIEPAGSPARFEGRVGDNHHHVVCRSCGVVADVDCAVGEAPCLAASGDHGFSIDEAEVIYWGLCPGCSSASSS; the protein is encoded by the coding sequence ATGACCGCACCCAGGACCCCGACCACCGCCGAGGAACTGCGCGGTGTCGGCCTGCGGGTGACGGCCGCCCGCGTCGCACTGCTCGAGACCGTCCGGGACGGTGACCACCTCGACGTCGAGACGATCGCCTCCGGGGTACGCGATCGCGTAGGCCATGTCTCCCTTCAAGCCGTGTATGAGGCTCTCCACGCGCTCACCGCGGTGGGCCTCGTACGCCGCATCGAACCGGCCGGCAGCCCGGCCCGGTTCGAGGGGCGCGTCGGGGACAACCACCACCACGTCGTGTGCCGGTCGTGCGGCGTCGTCGCCGACGTCGACTGCGCGGTCGGCGAGGCGCCCTGCCTGGCCGCGTCCGGTGACCACGGCTTCTCGATCGACGAGGCCGAGGTCATCTACTGGGGCTTATGCCCCGGCTGTTCCAGCGCCAGCAGTTCCTGA
- the katG gene encoding catalase/peroxidase HPI, which yields MSENHDAIVVDAKTEGGGGCPVAHERAPHPTQGGGNRQWWTERLNLKILAKNPAVANPLGEEFDYAEAFKTLDLAVVKQDIAEVLTTSQDWWPADYGHYGPFMVRMAWHSAGTYRISDGRGGAGAGQQRFAPLNSWPDNVNLDKARRLLWPVKKKYGQKLSWADLMILAGNVALESMGFKTFGFAGGREDVWEPEEDVYWGPESTWLDDKRYTGDRELENPLGAVQMGLIYVNPEGPNGNPDPLASARDIRETFRRMAMNDEETVALIAGGHTFGKTHGAGPADHVGPDPEAAPLEQQGLGWKSTYGTGKGADTIGSGLEVTWTSTPTKWTNNFFWNLFGYDWELTKSPAGAHQWRPKHGAGQDSVPDAHDPSKRHAPSMLTTDLALRFDPVYGPISRRFYENPDEFADAFARAWFKLTHRDMGPVARYLGPEVPAETLLWQDPLPAVTHELVDAADVASLKGQVLSSGLSVSQLVSAAWASASSFRGSDKRGGANGARIRLEPQSGWEVNDPDQLATVLRTLEGIQEAFNAAQTGGKQVSLADLIVLAGGAAVEQAAKDAGFDVEVPFTPGRVDASQEQTDVESFTALEPVADGFRNYVGKGNRLPAEYLLIDRANLLTLSAPEMTVLVGGLRVLGANHQQSPLGVFTTTPGSLTNDFFVNLLDLGTTWKATSEDANTFEGRDAATGEGKWTGSRADLVFGSNSELRALAEVYASDDAKEKFVNDFVAAWDKVMNLDRFDLA from the coding sequence ATGTCTGAGAACCATGATGCAATCGTCGTAGACGCGAAGACGGAGGGCGGAGGTGGCTGTCCGGTCGCGCACGAGCGCGCCCCGCACCCGACCCAGGGCGGCGGAAACCGTCAGTGGTGGACGGAGCGGCTCAACCTGAAGATCCTCGCCAAGAACCCCGCCGTGGCCAACCCCCTCGGCGAGGAGTTCGACTACGCCGAGGCGTTCAAGACCCTCGACCTCGCGGTTGTGAAGCAGGACATCGCTGAGGTGCTGACGACCTCGCAGGACTGGTGGCCGGCCGACTACGGCCACTACGGCCCGTTCATGGTCCGGATGGCGTGGCACAGCGCGGGCACCTACCGGATCAGCGACGGCCGCGGCGGCGCCGGGGCCGGCCAGCAGCGCTTCGCCCCCCTCAACAGCTGGCCGGACAACGTGAACCTCGACAAGGCCCGCCGCCTGCTGTGGCCGGTCAAGAAGAAGTACGGCCAGAAGCTCTCGTGGGCCGACCTCATGATCCTCGCCGGCAACGTCGCCCTGGAGTCGATGGGTTTCAAGACCTTCGGCTTCGCCGGCGGTCGTGAGGACGTCTGGGAGCCCGAGGAGGACGTCTACTGGGGTCCCGAGTCCACCTGGCTCGACGACAAGCGCTACACCGGCGACCGGGAGCTCGAGAACCCCCTCGGCGCGGTCCAGATGGGCCTCATCTACGTCAACCCGGAGGGCCCGAACGGCAACCCGGACCCGCTCGCCTCGGCCCGCGACATCCGTGAGACGTTCCGCCGGATGGCGATGAACGACGAGGAGACGGTCGCCCTGATCGCGGGCGGTCACACCTTCGGCAAGACCCACGGCGCGGGCCCGGCGGACCACGTCGGCCCCGACCCCGAGGCTGCCCCGCTTGAGCAGCAGGGACTCGGCTGGAAGAGCACCTACGGCACCGGCAAGGGCGCGGACACGATCGGCAGCGGTCTGGAGGTCACCTGGACCTCGACGCCGACGAAGTGGACCAACAACTTCTTCTGGAACCTGTTCGGCTACGACTGGGAGCTGACCAAGAGCCCGGCCGGCGCGCACCAGTGGCGGCCGAAGCACGGCGCCGGTCAGGACTCGGTGCCCGACGCCCACGACCCGTCGAAGCGTCACGCGCCGTCCATGCTGACCACCGACCTCGCGCTCCGGTTCGACCCGGTCTACGGCCCGATCTCGCGGCGTTTCTACGAGAACCCCGACGAGTTCGCGGATGCCTTCGCCCGCGCGTGGTTCAAGCTGACCCACCGCGACATGGGCCCGGTCGCGCGCTACCTCGGCCCGGAGGTCCCGGCCGAGACGCTGCTGTGGCAGGACCCCCTCCCCGCGGTGACGCACGAGCTCGTCGACGCCGCGGACGTCGCCTCCCTCAAGGGCCAGGTCCTCTCCTCGGGCCTGTCGGTGTCCCAGCTCGTGTCCGCCGCGTGGGCGTCGGCCTCGTCCTTCCGCGGCAGCGACAAGCGCGGCGGCGCCAACGGTGCGCGCATCCGCCTTGAGCCGCAGAGCGGCTGGGAGGTCAACGACCCCGACCAGCTGGCGACGGTGCTGCGCACCCTGGAGGGGATCCAGGAGGCCTTCAACGCCGCCCAGACCGGCGGCAAGCAGGTCTCGCTCGCCGACCTGATCGTGCTCGCCGGCGGTGCGGCCGTCGAGCAGGCCGCCAAGGACGCCGGCTTCGACGTCGAGGTCCCCTTCACGCCGGGCCGCGTGGACGCCTCGCAGGAGCAGACCGACGTGGAGTCGTTCACCGCGCTCGAGCCGGTCGCCGACGGGTTCCGCAACTACGTCGGGAAGGGCAACCGGCTGCCGGCTGAGTACCTGCTGATCGACCGGGCGAACCTGCTGACCCTGAGCGCCCCCGAGATGACGGTCCTCGTCGGTGGCCTCCGCGTCCTGGGCGCGAACCACCAGCAGTCGCCGCTCGGCGTCTTCACCACGACCCCCGGGTCTCTGACCAACGACTTCTTCGTCAACCTGCTCGACCTGGGTACGACGTGGAAGGCGACGTCCGAGGACGCGAACACGTTCGAGGGGCGCGACGCCGCCACGGGCGAGGGCAAGTGGACCGGCAGCCGTGCCGACCTCGTCTTCGGGTCGAACTCCGAGCTGCGCGCGCTCGCGGAGGTCTACGCGAGTGACGACGCGAAGGAGAAGTTCGTGAACGACTTCGTCGCGGCGTGGGACAAGGTGATGAACCTCGACCGGTTCGACCTCGCCTGA